The following are encoded in a window of Coffea eugenioides isolate CCC68of unplaced genomic scaffold, Ceug_1.0 ScVebR1_55;HRSCAF=288, whole genome shotgun sequence genomic DNA:
- the LOC113758534 gene encoding uncharacterized protein LOC113758534 codes for MSEGKETTPFDIKLVMDAMTDKLLKIMKQELEPLHERMDSLEHSQTNSKSRRHKAPTRDYESSNSEEEYGSRTWRNKHRKAGVDPIKGVKMQLPTFQGKSDPDVYLEWEKRVELIFDCNDYTEEQQMRLAVMQFTDYAIVWWDQITTSRRRSGEYPITTWTELKGVMKKRFVPSHYHRDLYLKLQNLTQGTKSVEDYHKEMEIAMLRADIVEDREATMARFLSGLRPEIADQVEMHHYVDLHDMLDKAIKIERRLKRRGPIRQNSNFQAGNWRNQPFKREVSPSSAFPLTKQGGTTKESLRPNATSSKPPSRGDGRPTHEVSKVRNRDTKCFKCQGFGHIASQCPNQRVMLMLPNGEVQTDEEDECEDMPPLVEEDEEFEEIPAHGKVGMVARRALTTQAGRDDLQRENIFYSRCHVMDKLCSLVIDPGSCTDVASALMVERLNLPTSDHPRPYKLQWLNNSESLLTNELGASLPSAIANLLQEYQDVFPEDIPNGLPPLRGIEHQIDFIPGSSLPNKAPYRTNPEETKEQQRQVEDLLSKGWIQESLNPCTVPVLLVPKKDGR; via the exons ATGTCCGAAGGGAAGGAAACTACTCCTTTTGATATTAAACTTGTGATGGATGCTATGACTGATAAATTGCTCAAGATAATGAAACAGGAATTAGAACCATTGCATGAGAGGATGGATAGTCTCGAACACTCCCAAACCAATTCTAAGTCCCGGAGACACAAAGCGCCAACCCGTGACTATGAAAGTTCCAACTCCGAGGAGGAATATGGGTCGAGGACATGGAGGAATAAACACCGCAAAGCTGGTGTGGATCCAATCAAAGGCGTTAAAATGCAATTGCCtactttccaaggcaaatccgACCCCGATGTCTATTTGGAATGGGAGAAACGAGTGGAGTTGATCTTTGATTGCAATGATTACACCGAGGAGCAGCAAATGAGACTTGCAGTCATGCAATTCACCGACTACGCCATAGTGTGGTGGGATCAAATCACTACTAGTAGAAGGCGAAGTGGTGAATACCCTATCACTACATGGACCGAATTGAAGGGTGTCATGAAAAAACGCTTTGTTCCTAGTCACTACCACCGTGACTTGTACCTCAAACTTCAAAATTTGACACAAGGAACCAAAAGCGTGGAGGACTACCATAAGGAGATGGAGATAGCCATGTTAAGGGCTGACATTGTCGAGGACCGGGAAGCTACTATGGCACGATTTTTAAGTGGATTGAGGCCTGAAATAGCGGATCAAGTGGAGATGCACCACTATGTGGACCTCCATGATATGCTAGACAAAGCTATTAAGATTGAAaggaggctcaagaggaggggtccAATTCGACAAAATTCCAACTTTCAAGCTGGAAATTGGAGAAACCAACCCTTCAAGAGGGAGGTCAGCCCCTCTAGTGCATTCCCTTTGACCAAACAAGGTGGGACAACCAAGGAATCACTAAGGCCGAATGCAACTTCCTCAAAACCACCCTCAAGGGGCGATGGTAGGCCTACTCATGAGGTAAGCAAAGTTCGAAACCGAGACACTaagtgctttaagtgtcaaggaTTTGGACATATTGCTTCCCAATGCCCAAATCAAAGAGTTATGCTTATGCTACCAAATGGGGAAGTACAAACGGATGAGGAGGATGAGTGTGAGGACATGCCTCCCTTGGTTGAGGAAGATGAGGAATTTGAGGAGATACCAGCTCATGGTAAAGTTGGTATGGTTGCAAGGCGAGCTCTAACTACTCAAGCTGGTAGAGATGACCTTCAACGAGAGAACATATTTTACTCAAGGTGCCATGTGATGGACAAGCTTTGTAGCTTGGTAATTGACCCAGGGAGCTGTACCGATGTTGCTAGTGCACTCATGGTGGAACGATTGAACTTGCCAACAAGTGATCACCCCCGACCTTACAAACTACAATGGTTGAATAATAGTG AGTCTTTGCTCACTAATGAACTTGGTGCTTCCTTGCCTAGTGCTATTGCTAACCTTTTACAGGAGTACCAAGATGTATTCCCTGAGGATATACCTAATGGGTTACCACCTTTGaggggaattgaacatcaaattgatttcattcctggCTCTTCCCTTCCAAATAAGGCACCATATAGGACTAATCCGGAGGAAACTAAGGAGCAACAAAGACAAGTAGAGGACTTGCTTAGTAAGGGTTGGATTCAAGAGAGTCTAAATCCTTGTACTGTACCTGTCCTACTTGtgccaaagaaagatggaagatAG